In the Harmonia axyridis chromosome 3, icHarAxyr1.1, whole genome shotgun sequence genome, one interval contains:
- the LOC123674667 gene encoding uncharacterized protein LOC123674667, whose protein sequence is MSQVGDTSTSGEEEQKDPPSQEATQKKKRKKEPTNNTSSTKKKNENKSPDIVFNAQRENDKQSASVSNKSQTSINTTHNQSVPDPVETDEEDNGRTLYDNTTNNTQQQTMKTKVYFPTKTMKRNFSDKMNELKMIEYANLFYINTENVEMDRI, encoded by the exons ATGTCTCAAGTCGGCGACACTTCTACTTCAGGAGAAGAAGAACAAAAAGATCCGCCTTCTCAAGAAGCAACTCAGAAAAAAAAGCGGAAGAAAGAGCCAACCAATAATACTTCATccacaaaaaagaaaaacgaaaataaatcCCCTGATATTGTTTTCAA CGCACAAAGAGAAAACGATAAACAATCAGCATCTGTTTCCAATAAATCCCAAACATCAATAAATACAACACATAATCAATCTGTCCCTGATCCAGTAGAAACTGATGAGGAAGATAATGGACGAACATTATATGATAATACCACAAATAATACACAACAACAAACAATGAAAACTAAAGTATATTTTCCTACGAAAACAATGAAGAGAAACTTCTCTGATAAGATGAATGAGTtaaaaatgattgaatatgcaaatttattttacataaatactgaaaatgttgaaatggacAGAATATAG